The Lactuca sativa cultivar Salinas chromosome 2, Lsat_Salinas_v11, whole genome shotgun sequence genome includes a window with the following:
- the LOC111891909 gene encoding ABC transporter B family member 15, protein MSKQSTETKKKVRNGSFRSIFMHADGADMFLMTLGFLGAVGDGISMPTMLLITSKIMNNIGDSSSSSMTAFTDKINQNAVNLCYMAIGIWVSCFLEGYCWARTAERQASRLRAAYLKAVLRQEVAYFDLNVTSTAEIITSVSSDSLVIQEVISEKVPVFLMNMSIFGGAYVVAFILLWRLAIVGLPFIIILVIPGLIYGRVLMSLSRKIREEYNKAGTVAEQAISSVRTVYSFVGESKTITEYSAALQGTVKLGLKQGLAKGIAIGSNGVVFAVWSFLSWYGSRMVMYNGASGGTVFAVGAAIAIGGLSLGSGLSNVKYFSDAMAASERIKEVIKRVPEIDSDNMEGEILQQVSGEVEFKNVKFAYPSRPESVIFKDFNLKVPAGKTVALVGGSGSGKSTVIALLQRFYDPQGGEICVDGVSIDKLQIKWLRSQMGLVSQEPALFATSIKENILFGKEDASMDEVIEAAKASNAHNFITQLPQTYDTQVGERGVQMSGGQKQRIAIARAIIKSPRILLLDEATSALDTESERVVQEALDQAAVGRTTIVIAHRLSTIRNADVIVVVQEGRVVESGSHDDLIQIEDGLYTSLIRLQETKQNDEQTPNDLFPLPGPSSVSSRFDVHNTSSRRRSVNVSRSSSANSVNHGGGENITMRADQEIPVPSFKRLLAMNLPEWRQALFGSIGAILFGAIQPIYAFAMGSVISVYFLADHDEIKRKTAIYSLCFAGLAVFSMVINIIQHYNFAAMGEYLTKRVRERMLSKILTFEIGWFDRDENSSGAICSRLAKDANVVRSLVGDRCALLIQTISAVLIACTMGLVIAWRLALVMIAVQPLIIVCFYCKRVLLKNMSHKAMKSQEESSKLAAEAVSNLRTVTAFSSQARILKMLEETQKAPMRESIRQAWYAGFGLGFSQSLMACTWALDFWYGGKLISDGHLGSKALFQTFMILVSTGRVIADAGTMTNDLAKGSDAVQSVFAVLDRYTLIEPEDADGKKPEIIKGHVEIRDVDFAYPARPDVMIFKGFSIDIEAGKSTALVGQSGSGKSTIIGLIERFYDPMKGVVKIDGRDIRSYHLRTLRKYIALVSQEPALFAGTIRENIIYGASGEVSESEIIEAAKAANAHDFISVLKDGYDTWCGDRGIQLSGGQKQRVAIARAILKNPAVLLLDEATSALDSQSEKVVQDALERMMVGRTNVVVAHRLSTIQSCNTIAVLEKGKVVEKGNHSSLLAKGPTGAYYSLVSLQKPNSAQHYD, encoded by the exons ATGAGTAAACAGAGCACAGAGACAAAGAAGAAGGTCAGAAATGGATCATTCCGATCGATTTTTATGCATGCTGACGGTGCCGACATGTTTTTGATGACCCTTGGGTTTTTAGGCGCCGTCGGCGATGGAATTTCGATGCCGACGATGTTACTTATCACCAGCAAAATCATGAACAATATTGGagattcttcatcttcatccatgaCTGCGTTCACTGACAAAATCAACCAG AATGCAGTGAATCTTTGTTACATGGCTATTGGGATTTGGGTTTCGTGTTTTCTTG AGGGATATTGTTGGGCAAGAACAGCAGAGAGACAAGCATCAAGATTAAGGGCGGCTTATTTGAAAGCAGTTTTAAGGCAAGAAGTGGCGTATTTCGACTTGAATGTAACAAGCACAGCAGAGATCATTACAAGTGTTTCCAGTGATAGTCTCGTGATTCAAGAAGTCATCAGCGAAAAG GTACCTGTGTTCTTGATGAACATGTCAATTTTTGGAGGGGCGTATGTTGTGGCGTTTATATTACTATGGAGGCTAGCGATTGTTGGGCTTCCGTTTATTATAATTTTAGTTATACCTGGTTTGATTTACGGAAGGGTTCTTATGAGTTTGTCGAGAAAGATCAGGGAGGAGTACAATAAGGCTGGTACAGTGGCGGAGCAGGCGATTTCATCCGTGAGGACTGTTTATTCTTTTGTGGGTGAAAGCAAGACGATAACAGAGTACTCTGCTGCTCTTCAAGGTACTGTGAAATTAGGTTTAAAGCAAggtttggctaaaggaatagcGATTGGCAGCAACGGCGTCGTTTTTGCAGTTTGGTCTTTTTTGTCTTGGTATGGTAGTAGGATGGTGATGTACAATGGAGCTAGCGGAGGAACTGTATTTGCTGTTGGAGCTGCCATCGCCATTGGTGGACT ATCATTGGGCTCTGGACTGTCGAACGTGAAGTACTTTTCCGATGCCATGGCTGCCAGTGAACGTATAAAGGAAGTTATTAAAAGAGTCCCGGAGATCGATTCAGATAACATGGAAGGGGAGATATTACAACAAGTCTCTGGGGAAGTCGAATTCAAGAATGTGAAGTTTGCGTACCCTTCGAGACCGGAATCTGTGATCTTCAAAGACTTCAACTTAAAAGTTCCGGCGGGGAAGACGGTGGCGTTGGTAGGTGGGAGTGGGTCTGGTAAATCGACTGTAATTGCATTGTTGCAGAGGTTTTATGATCCTCAAGGAGGAGAGATTTGTGTAGATGGGGTGAGTATTGATAAGCTTCAAATAAAATGGCtaagatcacaaatggggttggTTAGTCAGGAGCCTGCTTTATTTGCGACATCCATAAAAGAGAACATACTTTTTGGCAAGGAAGATGCCTCCATGGATGAAGTCATTGAAGCTGCCAAAGCTTCAAACGCTCATAACTTCATCACCCAGTTGCCTCAGACATATGACACCCAG GTTGGTGAAAGGGGAGTTCAAATGTCAGGTGGACAAAAACAAAGAATCGCAATTGCGCGTGCAATAATCAAGTCCCCACGTATCCTTCTTTTAGACGAGGCAACAAGTGCACTCGACACTGAATCAGAACGAGTGGTTCAAGAGGCACTTGATCAAGCGGCGGTTGGTCGAACCACCATTGTTATAGCTCACCGCCTGTCTACAATCCGAAACGCCGACGTGATAGTGGTGGTTCAAGAGGGCCGGGTGGTGGAGTCCGGGTCCCATGATGATCTCATTCAAATCGAAGATGGTTTATACACATCCCTCATCCGCCTTCAAGAAACCAAACAAAACGATGAACAAACCCCTAATGATCTTTTCCCACTACCTGGGCCTTCATCGGTTTCTTCAAGATTCGATGTCCACAACACAAGTAGTCGTAGAAGGTCAGTTAACGTGAGCCGGTCAAGCTCAGCAAACTCAGTCAACCATGGTGGAGGTGAAAACATTACGATGCGAGCAGACCAAGAAATTCCAGTGCCTTCCTTTAAGAGGCTCTTAGCGATGAACCTTCCTGAATGGAGGCAAGCTTTGTTCGGAAGTATTGGCGCGATTCTGTTTGGTGCAATTCAGCCAATTTATGCTTTTGCAATGGGGTCGGTGATATCGGTGTATTTCTTGGCTGATCATGATGAGATCAAGCGCAAAACGGCTATTTATTCACTTTGTTTCGCTGGTTTGGCGGTTTTCTCTATGGTAATAAACATCATTCAGCATTATAATTTTGCAGCCATGGGTGAGTACTTGACTAAAAGAGTCCGGGAAAGGATGTTGTCAAAGATACTCACCTTTGAAATCGGGTGGTTCGATCGGGATGAAAATTCAAGTGGGGCTATATGTTCAAGGCTCGCTAAAGATGCCAATGTG GTGAGATCATTGGTAGGTGATCGATGCGCTCTTCTGATTCAAACAATCTCCGCTGTGTTGATTGCTTGCACAATGGGATTGGTGATTGCATGGAGATTGGCATTGGTTATGATTGCGGTTCAGCCATTGATTATCGTATGCTTTTATTGCAAACGAGTTTTATTAAAGAACATGTCACATAAAGCCATGAAATCACAAGAAGAGAGCAGCAAGCTCGCAGCCGAAGCTGTCTCAAATCTACGTACAGTCACTGCCTTTTCATCTCAAGCACGAATCCTCAAAATGCTCGAAGAGACGCAAAAAGCACCAATGCGTGAAAGCATCCGGCAAGCTTGGTATGCTGGATTCGGGCTTGGGTTTTCTCAAAGCCTTATGGCTTGTACTTGGGCTCTAGACTTTTGGTATGGTGGGAAGTTGATTAGCGATGGTCATCTTGGTTCAAAAGCACTTTTCCAAACATTTATGATATTAGTAAGCACCGGCAGGGTGATTGCGGATGCTGGAACCATGACAAATGATTTAGCCAAAGGGTCTGATGCGGTGCAATCTGTATTCGCGGTATTGGACCGTTACACCCTCATTGAGCCCGAGGACGCTGATGGTAAAAAGCCTGAGATCATTAAAGGTCACGTAGAGATACGCGATGTTGACTTCGCGTACCCTGCGCGGCCTGACGTCATGATCTTTAAAGGATTCTCAATCGATATTGAAGCTGGGAAATCAACTGCATTGGTGGGACAAAGTGGGTCTGGGAAATCAACCATTATCGGGCTCATCGAACGTTTTTACGACCCAATGAAAGGAGTTGTGAAAATTGATGGAAGAGATATAAGGTCGTACCATTTAAGAACTTTGAGGAAATATATCGCACTTGTGAGCCAAGAACCCGCGTTATTCGCCGGTACCATACGTGAAAACATCATCTACGGGGCTTCTGGGGAAGTTAGTGAATCAGAGATCATTGAGGCTGCTAAAGCAGCCAATGCTCATGATTTCATTTCAGTTTTGAAAGATGGGTATGACACGTGGTGCGGTGACCGAGGGATACAACTCTCTGGAGGACAAAAACAACGCGTTGCTATAGCCCGCGCAATATTAAAAAACCCAGCGGTTTTGTTACTAGACGAAGCTACAAGTGCATTAGATAGTCAATCAGAGAAAGTAGTACAAGATGCATTGGAGAGAATGATGGTGGGGAGGACTAATGTGGTGGTGGCCCACCGTTTGAGTACCATACAAAGTTGCAACACGATCGCGGTTTTGGAGAAAGGGAAGGTGGTCGAGAAAGGTAATCATAGTTCGTTGTTAGCGAAAGGGCCGACCGGAGCTTACTACTCGTTAGTTAGTCTTCAAAAGCCTAATTCTGCTCAACATTATGATTAA